The Photobacterium sp. TY1-4 DNA window GTGTGCAATTTTTTCGCCTGGGTCCGCGACATCCGACGCCCAGCCCCATGGCTGCAGCTACAGAAAGCGTCCGGATTGCCGAGCCCGCGCACCACGTAAGAGTTGGTGCCCATACTGCCGGGGATCACCCCGAGATCGCCCACCCCGGCCCGAATGGCCCCTTTGCGGGTCACCCAGACCTCGCGACCGAAATGGATCTCGCGTTCAATATAGTTGTGATGGCAGTTGATCGCTTCCTGAGTCACGGTAAAGGGGGGCAACAACCGCGCCATTCGTTTCAAGGCCGCATCCATCATCAGCGTCCGGTTCACCCAGGCATAGGCTTGCGCCCAGCTCACCGCTTCCACATACGGTTGGTAGTCGCGAGCCCCTTCCTCGAAATACGCCAAGTCCGCATCGGGCAGATGAAGATGATGGCGTTCCATGTCGCGCTTGGCCTGGGTAATAAAATATCGGCCTATTGCATTGCCGATCCCCCGGCTGCCCGAGTGGAGCATCACCCAGAGATCGTCGGCTTCATCCAGACAGAGCTCAAAAAAATGATTGCCGCCGCCTAACGTCCCGGCCTGGTAAGCCCAGCGGCCGGGTTTCACCATTTTCCGCAACTCAGGATTGGACTGAAAGATCGACTCAAGCTGGACAGCCAGGGGAGAATCCCCACGGATCCGGGGCCGCGGATGCTCCTGGCCCGGCCCGAGCGGGATCACCGATTCCAGCTCCTGACGCAGAATACGACAGCTGTCCGGCAAATCAGCCGCGGTCAGCGACAGGCGCACCGCATTGATCCCACAGCCGATATCCACCCCGACGGCTGCCGGAATAATCGCCCTGACGGTACAAATCACGCTACCGATGGTGGCCCCTTTGCCGAGATGCACATCCGCCATCCCGGCAACATGATGATAAATAAAGGGTAAGGACGCCGTATGTTTAAGTTGTAAGGCAGTCTGATCATCCAGATCATCGGTCCAGACTTTGACCGGATGCAACTGCTTGCCTTGCGGCGGATAGAAGGTAGATACCGGCATGGAACATGCCTCCACAAGAACGGGCATTGGCCTCTCTTGAGTATACGCACCTCACCAGCGCTGAGCGCGCATACTCACACCGACCTTCACCGCCCGCCTACATCCCATCCATGACGTTCCCCCCACCCCCCCGATTACTACGGTCGCATAATGATGAGCGAACCGAATGAAATCAAACGCCTTTAAGCCTATGATATGCCGACATGAGTTATGGGGTATGGGATATGAATAGCTCAGCGGTGGCCTCAGGAGCATATCAATGATCAGAAAAGCCGAGCAGCGGGATTGTGTTAATCTGGCGGCGCTGTCACTGCAAGTGTGGCTGGATACTTATACGGTTCAGGGCCTGCGGACGCAGTTATCTCAGTATGTGTTATCAACCTTTACCGAAAGTCATTTTTCTCAGCTCTTGAATCAAGATGTCATTGAGATCATCGTGTATCAAGCAGAGAACCACCTGGTTGGTTTTATCATGGTGGATTTATCTTCTCGTTTCGAACAGTCTGAACGTTATAGTTATGAAGTGGCCACGTTGTATATATCCCGACACTTTCAGGGGCAAGGCATCGGACGGAAACGACTCCAGAAAATCGAGTGTTTATGCTGCGTGCCATTTTGGTTATCCGTTTGGGTGAATAACGAAGCTGCCATTCAGTTTTATCACCAACTCGATTTTCAGTGGGTGGGTGAGCTTCATTTTCATCTTGAGGGTAAACGTCACCGGAATGACGTTTTTTCCTGTTTCGACAGAGAAGCCTGAATTCAGATACAAAAGGGAAAACACATGGATTTATTAATCGAACAAGAAATCGCTTTGCATCAATTTGACATTCGCCAGAACATGGCTGAAGTCACGCGATTGATCCATCCCGATTTCCGGGAAATCGGCCGTTCCGGAACGAGTTTTGATTTTACAGCGATTCTCGACATGATGGCCTCTGAACACCCCTCTAATGGCTATATTCATTCGCAGGACTTTGAAGCGATGAAACTGGAAGAGCACATCTTTTTACTACTCTACAAATCAGCATGGGTCGATGACGCCGGCAATGCCTGTCATTTCGCCAAACGCTCATCGATTTGGTCATTCGACGGTGAAAAATGGCAACTCAAGTATCATCAGGGAACCCCCTGCGCCGAATTTCAACTTCAAACAATCACATGAGTTTGGCAGCTTGCCTTCAGCACCCCCCCATAAAGCACAAAAGAATTTACTCAAATATCAATATTCAGGAGGCGTGAGTCAATCGATGAAAAATAGCACCATCACCATATCCCCAATCGGTCACGTTCTGTCGACCAGAACTGAAGCAATTGATGATCGCTGGTCTGAAGAAATCATGTCTGACTACTGGAAACCACAAAGCGAACAAGATGATGAATAACCTTTCAACTTATGTTTCCGCGCTCCAAGGGAAAGAAACCAAGGTGGCTATCGTTGAGCATCAATCCACCCAGCACCAATGTGAAGAGGACGGCGTCATTATAAACGCTGTCGAGCATATCGTGACCTTCAGTAATGGGGTCACCTTAGCCACGCGACAAGAATGGGATCATCCGGATACGTTCTCTGAAGGTGTATCTGAAGACGTCTGTACTGAGTGTTGGATCACCTATGAAATCACCGCCAACCTGCAACACTTGCCGATTCGGCCGAGAAAAAAGAGCTTTGCCAATCGCTGCCAGGCGGCATTCTGGTTAAAGATAAATGATGTGCGTGCGGCGAATTAACCGTACTCTTTCAAACAAACGGCAATATTAAATCGCCTTCACGAGACAACAACGAATTCCACAAGAACATGATTAAAATTGAGGTTTTTTATGTTTGACTTTTTCACACAACTCCCGATTTGGTTTTATGTCATCGCCATCGTGACCAATTTACCGCTAATTTTATCTGACAGCCCACAGAAAAAGAATAAATTCTGGCCCATCATCACAGTCATTAACGCCGTTAACTTTACCGTCATGATTAGGCTGTTCCAAGGAGAAATCTCACCTTCTTTTTATGTCATGATTGGGTTTGCAACCCTGGCATCAGCGCTCGCCGTCAGGTTTTGTAATCAATGTGGTGCTAAAAACCTCCGTACAGCCAAAGCATTCGTCTGTATTAAATGCAAAAGATTTAATGATTAACACCTGTCTAATCCAGTATTTCTCTGGATAATCGCTGATGCTGTTGGACAAGAAATGGCCAGCAGCATCAGCGTTCAAATTAAGTCATTCATATCATGATGACCACTCTGTGTTTCCCGCCAAGACTCCGAATATAAAACATGCAAATATTCCCAATAGGAATACATAAATACCACTGGACAAGGGATTTAGAGATTCATCCCATAATTTAAACATTCTACTCAATCAATAATTTTTCATTGCTACTATTTTCAATCACAACCGCCTTATTGAAATAGTGAATATAATATCCTGCTTCAATACTGCATAAATATAAATATCAATAGTCCATTGAATAAATAAGGGTCCACTTATGTTTTGGAAATCCACACTCACACTTGCCGCGTCATCCATTTCTTTCATCCTCTTCAGTGCCCAGGCACAGGCGCACGGATGGTCGGAATACCCTGAAGCCAGACAGCAAATCTGCTACAACCAAGGTGGCCTTTGGGATAGTACGCCACCCAACCCTGCATGTGCGCAAGCCAAAACCATTTCCGGATCCTATCCGTTTATTCAACGGAATGAATATTCCATCAACATTCCCGACTACAACAATATGCAAGCCGTCCGAAATGCAATCCCGGACGGCACCCTGTGTTATGCCAACGATGCACAGAAAAAAGGCATGGGTGCGCCGCATGACGGCTGGACCCGTACAGAACTCAATGCCGGGACATTCGAGTATGTCTTCAATGCAACCGCCCCCCATAACCCATCGTTCTGGCAGTTCTACTTAACCAAACCGGGCGCGGATCTCTCCCAGGCACTGGCCTGGAGCGATTTAGAGCTCATTCATGAAGCAGGCAACGTGCCAGTGAACGGCGGTAAGTACCGCATGAACGTGACCATTCCTGCCGATCGTGTCGGCAATGCAACGCTGTTTGTGCGCTGGCAGCGTGTCGATGTGGTCGGGGAAGGCTTTTACAACTGTAGCGACATCGTCATTAAAAATAGCCAAATCACCCCACCGGTGGAGCCAACACCTGAGCCAGTTGAGCCGAACCTGATCCAGGGCAATCCCTTTATTCCGACCCCGTTCTCCTTAAATTCGGCGACAGTGGGCGATACCGTTCACTACACGGTCTTCAACGCATACGGCGAAGAACATGCCTCGTTCTCGCTGGTGATTACCGCCGAGAACCAGCACGACTGGGACCGCCTGCTGGCCTCACAAGTCAATGGTTGGTATGAAGCGAATCATCAGGGTCAGGTGTTCATCGGTCGTTGGCATGAGGCCATGAGCCATTACATGTATTTCAAAGATGATCTGTATGGCAATTACTTCAATTCAACAGACGGACTTTTCTCCGGTGAGTTTTCGATTACCACTGAAACCAGCCCGGTCGATGCCGTGATCTCGCCGAAAGTCCTGAAAGCCATCAGCCAGGCGCAGGTTGAGCACGGCGACTATGTGGTGCTGACGCCGGAGCACAGCAATGGCGAAGCGATGGACATCACCTGGCTACAAACCAGCGGAACGCCGGTACAAACCAATATCGGCTCGAATCATGAGCTGATCATCAAAACCGGGCAGTTGCCGGAGACGCGCCAAGAGCTCACATTCAAGCTGGTCGTCAGCAATGACCATGCTGCGGATGAAGCCGTGTATTCATTCGTGGTCGAGCCGGCTTCTACAACACCAGTCGGGCCGGTTGAGCCTGTAGATCCCGTTGAACCGCCGGTAGATACGAATGCCTGGCAGGCAACAGAAACCTACACTGCCCATGATGTCGTGACCCACCACGGCAAAACATGGACGGCGCAATGGTGGACGCGCGGTGAAGAGCCGGGCACAACGGGCGAATGGGGGGTATGGCGTTAAGTCGCAACCAGCCTCATTCACCGCTCGTTCAGAGTGAAAAAAGCCGCTGGCACGATGCCAGCGGCTGATATTTCAACCTGTAAAGATCGTGAGCTCGGAACAAGTTAAGCAAGCATCGTGGCTTCTTCGCGAAACAGGGCAAATCGCCGATGGGCGTCCGGTTGGTCAAAATAGTGCTGCAACGCTTCAACGCACAGCGGATCCAATTTGCCATTGTCGACCATCACCTGAAGCTCGGTCAACGCCTGCTCGACCGACCAGGCTTGTTTATACGGCCGCTCGCTGGTCAGGGCATCAAAAATATCCGACACCGTCACGATACGGGCAAAGAGACTGATTTCTTCCCCTTTCAGCCCATTCGGATACCCGCTGCCATCGAGCATTTCATGATGCTCACCAATCATCCGCTGGATCATCTGATACGCTTCGTGCTGCTTGATGATGCCATCACAGGCGGCATCCACCATCGCCAGCCCATATTCGACATGCCGCTTGATCGCCGAATATTCCTCACTTGTCAGCCGACCGGGCTTGAGTAGTACCTGATCGGCAATTCCGATTTTGCCGATATCATGCAGCGGAGAGAACTTGATCAGGTAATAAATCTCCCGATCCGTCAGCGCATGGTAACGGGCCACGTGGCTGGCGATAATCCGGGTCAGGGTGGTCAGTCGGGCGCAGTGCATGGCGGTACATTCATCGCGAATTTGCGATGCTTTCTCCGAAAACTTACTCAGCGACACAATACTGTCGAACTGCGAGCGTTCGTGAATGATGGTTTCCCGCAGCGCGGTCACTGCATCATCAAGCACTTTCACCGTCAGCGGATTAAAGAACGCCTTGTTACAAGAGTTAAAAAAGATAAACCCGAGAAAGTTGTTCTGAAAAAAGATCGGGATGGTATACGAGGAATTCAGATTGCTGTCCCGCAACCAGGCATTGGCCTTTCCGCTGTGACGACACAGGTAGCTGGAATAATCATCCACAATCCGGGTTTTCTTCTGCCGAACCAGCTCACTCAGCGAAGGCGATTTGGCTAACGGGATACAGTGGTGTCTGAGCGGCTGGATCCCTTCCGTCGAGTCCACATAAGTTCTGAGGTAAGTTTCATCTACCAGGGCGACAGAGATACGGTGTAACCCCTCTAGCCCTGTGCTAATCAATTCCCTGTGCAACTGCCTCACTGTGTCCCTGAGCATCGCCCCTGTCTCTCCAACCGTGACTGACCAAAAATTCGGTTTTTATCATAAACCACATAATTTATGTGCAATTGTAGTCAGTGCGTTCGGTATTTAAAAATGTTCGTGGCAATTTTGTTAATTAGGTATGGTTTTTCCGTTTCGGATAATCGAAATAAATGGCACCGACTTGTTTCCGGCTGATCGCCTGCCAGCTATCAACCTCCAGGCCGAACACCACCACCCCACTGGTCGGGACATTGTCGGCGTGGCAGCCGAGCTGATTGACCAGCTCATTCATCGCCGGGTTGTGGCTGACCACCATCAAATATTCAATTTGCGGCGGCACCGCTGTGATCACTGCCAGTATCTCACTTGCCGAATCGGTATACAGCTTCGGACACACTTCCAGCTTCGGGCGGCTGTCGAGCCCGGCGGCGAAATACTCTGCCGTTTGAAAAGCCCGGAGCGCCGAGCTGGTCAGGATCAACTGGGGCCCGGTCTGCCAGACGTTGAGCCGGTGCGCCATATCCGGCGCATTTTTTCGGCCACGATCGTTCAGGGGCCGGTCGTGATCATCCAGGAGCGGATCCTCCCAACAGGACTTGGCATGACGAACCAAAAAAAGAAGCTTCATTTTCAACTCTCCTCCAGCCCCACACAGCATTCCTTGCAGAGCGTATGATGCTCATCTGCAAGTTCTGATAAGTATAGAAAGCGGCAAGGAAAAAAACGTCAAGGAAGAGAGACGCCCCCGGTGTCGTGATATCAGGGGCAATTGCAGGGGCTATTCACGCGGCGGTGAATGCCCCGGTGAATACAGCGGTGGAGATGACAGTTACAGTGCCGATTTTACCGCCCGGGCTAACCGCTGTGCGGCTTTGGCCGGATCGGGATCTTTGGCATTGAAAAAATCACTCACGACATCAAAAATTGCCCCTTGCACATAGCTGGTCAGCGCCATCCCCTGAGATACGCTCGGTACCAGGCCATGATTGGCGGAAGCCAGGTTGAAAGCCGCCTGAGAGTTCTGCGCGCACTGATCGAACGGCGCCATATCCAAGTCATTGCGCACCGGAATCGACCCTTTGTTTAAATTAAACTCAGTCTGAAAACGCGGGTCCAGAATGGTCCGGGCCAGCGCCGTCTGTGCCTGGCGGTTTTCTTCGCGACTCAGGCGGAAAAAAACAAAGCTGTCGATGTTGTAGGTGAACTTGCCCCGGGTACCCGGGGCGGCCACACATAAGTAATCCCGGCCGGGGATTTTCCCCGCCGCTGCGAACTCACCCTTGGCCCAGTCACCCATCAGTTGCATGGCGGCTTCCCCGTCGATCACCATGGCCGTGGCATCAAACCAGCTGCGTCCCCGGTAATGTGGGTCGATATAATCCCGCATCTTGCGAAAGTGAGTAAACACTTCAGTCATTTTCGGGCTAGACAGGGCGTCTATATCCAGTTCCACCAGCGCTTTCTGGAATCCTTCCGCGCCGAGAACCGCCAACGCCACGACTTCAAACAAAGTGATGTCCTGCCACGGTTCGCCGCCATGGGCCAGCGGAATATAACCGGCCGCTTTGACCTGCTCTGCCACCTGGTAGAACTCATCCAGGGTAGTCGGCACCTCGGCCCCCGCTTGCTTCAGTACCGCTGGATTAACCCACAGCCAGTTCACCCGGTGGATATTGACCGGAACAGCAACATAGTTCCCCTGATACTTCATCAGATTGGCAACGACATCAGGCAAAATGGTATCCCAGTGATCCGCCTTCGCCACCTCATTCATATCGGTCAAAAAACCCAGTTTCGCCCATTCCTGGATCTCGAGCCCTTTGATCTGCGCCGCTGTCGGCGGGTTCCCGGACACCACCCGGGTTTTCAGTACCGTCATCGCGCTGTCCCCGCCCCCACCGGCCACGGCGAAATTCTTCCAGTGGTGGCCCTGGGCCTCGACCATGGTTTTCAGTACCGAGACCGACTTGGCTTCCCCGCCGGATGTCCACCAGTGCAGCACTTCCACTTCTCCGGCCTGTGGGGCACCAGCGCAAAGCCACAAGCTAAGCGAAGCGACTATCTGTTTTAATTTCATCGGCTCTCCCGGGGATTATCCGGCGCTACGCGTCCAGCAGGCGCGGAATATAGACTTTCACTTCCAGCCCGCCCGCTTCGGCGTTATGAATGGTTAAATCGCCGCCATGGGCATGAATAATATTACGGGCGATCCCCATCCCGAGGCCGTGGCCTTCACCATCTTTCGCCAGGCGGAAATAAGGTTCAAACACCGCTTCGAGTTTTTCGTCCGGGATCCCCGGCCCCTGATCTTTGATAATCAGTGCCAGCCCGTCCGGATGATCCGACGCAACGACCGTCACTTCCCGGCCGTACTTGACCCCGTTATCAATCAAGTTGCTCAGGCAGCGTTTCAGCGCCAACGGCTTGCCCGTCATTGGGGTGATCGGCGTATCCGGCAGATGCACCTTGACCGTCGGATGGTTATGGCGCTCGGCAATACTGCGCAGCATCTCAGTGAGATCCACCCGGGTCAGGTTTTCATGCAAATCAGTATCTTTTACCGTCTGCAAGGCCCCCTTCACCATCATCTCCAGCTCATCGAGATCGCGGTTAAACTTGTCAATCTTGTCTTCATCATCGATCAGCTCCGCCCGGAGCCGAAGCCGGGTGATCGGGGTTTTCAGATCGTGGGAAATGGCCGAGAACAGGTGCTCCCGATCATCAATGTAGCGCCGCAATCGGCGTTGCATCCGGTTAAAAGCCCGCGTGGCCGTCACCAGTTCACTGGCCCCTTCTTCGGCCAGCGGCGGCTGGTAAATATCCAGACTCAGGGCATTGGCGGCATTAGCCAGACGCTTGAGCGGCTTGGTCTGTCGCCGGATCATAAAGAAGGTGAAGGCCAACAGCAACGCGGTGGTGAAAAGCAGAAACAGGATCTGCTGGCCGGTAATAATTTCATCCTCAAGGGTGACATACGGGGCCGGCAGGAGCGCGGCGATATAAAGCCACTCATTTTCAGCCAGCTCCAGCTGGACCACCAGGATCGGTGGATTAAACGGCTCCAGACTGAGGGTATAGTGCGCCCAGGAACGCGGTAAATCACTGAGCAAAATCCCGTTTTTCAGCACTTGCAGCGTTTCCGGACGGGAGAATTCCACCCGGATCACATCCAGCCGGGGCAGTTTTTCATGCAGCACGTCCTGAAATACCCGCACTGCGGTATTTTTCATTTGCGAGTCCGGGATCGGATCAATTCGGATTTCTTCTTCATTGAACGAGACAAAGAACCGGGTGCCGCCCATGTTGCGCAGCTGATCAAGCACAATATGGCGGTACTCCAGCGGCAGCGACTGGAAAAACGTGACGGTAGAGGCGAACATGTTGGCCATGCTGGCCGAGGCCGATTCCAGCCCTTCCAGATCCCGCTGCTTGGTTTGCCCGTACCAGATCAGGGTGGCAATCAGCTGTGCCAGAAATACGGCCAGCAAGGTGAACCACAAGGTCCGGGCCAGCAAGGATTTGGGCCACCATTTCTTCCAATTCATCGTATTGTGCCTCTTGCTGAACCGACGATTGCGGGGTTGAGCGGGGTTATTCTTCGTCAATTACTCTTCGTAGATCACTTCGGCGTTGAACACATAGCCGTTGCCGCGAATGGTTTTGATCAGCCGCTGCTGGGTCCCTTTATCGCCCAGGCGTTGACGCAGCCGGCTGAGTTGCACATCAATCCCGCGCTCCGCCGGGTGGGCTTCCCGTCCGCGAGTCGCAACCGAGATGGTGTCCCGATCCAGCACCTCGTTCGGGCGGGTCAGAAACAGCATCAACAGTGAAAAGTCACTGCCCGACAGCTCGTACTCTGTCCCCTTGTCCAGATCAAACAAGCGGTGGGAACCGGTTTCCAGTCGCCAGTTGGCAAAGCGGATCGCTTTCGGCGTGGCCGTCGGCGCCAACTGAATCTCACTGCTCGGCTTCACCCGGCGTAGCAGCGCTTTAATCCGAGCCATGAGCTGACGCGGGCTGAACGGTTTGGCAATGTAGTCATCCGCACCGATTTCCAGGCCGATGATCTGATCCATTTCATCAGACACCGCAGTCAACATGATGATCGGCACATCTGACGTTTTCCGGATATGCTGGCATAAGGTAAAGCCGTCGTCGCCCGGCATCATGACGTCGAGTAGGATCAGGTCGGGATACCCCAACGTCAGGCGGCGTTTCATCTCTTCGCCTTCGGCCGCCGTGGTGACGGAAAAACCCGCTTTGGTCAGATACTCTTCCAACAGCTCGCGGATCTCCTGATCGTCATCAACAACCAGCACCTTCTTGCTTGTACTCATGTAACTTTCCTTATGCCCGATACGTGTCGCCTGTCACCGCATCACCGGTGTTCAACGTCGCGGCTTGCTCTCGACGCACAGTGTCTGCTCAAGTTGTGCCTGATCACCAAGCCCCCGTCGGTGGCTGGTTGCACCTAAGATACCAGAGCAGACACCCAAAGGCGTTCATTATACCTCAGAATCATCCACTTGACGGCAAACATTGATAGTCCGGTCAATTTCGGTGCAGCCCAACGGCCCCCGAACCAACAGGCAAAAAAAAGCTGCCAACGGAAGTGGCAGCTTTTTTGTCGGGCCGGGCCGTTAAGCCACACCCATCTGAGTTTTATATTTCGCCACCGCGCGTTCAAAAAAATCGCGGTCATCATCATCGGCAATGTTGTTGCTCAGTTCAACAAACACATCCGGCCCTCGCTGGGCGTTCTTCACTTGCCAGACGGCATAGGCGGCCTGTTTATCCAGCTCAACCCGATTTTTTTCTACTTGAGATAACAGCGTTAAATTATGCATCACCCGAAGCCAGACCAAAAAACACGGCGAGGATACTAGCCGATTTTCAACCGGAGACCAAGCCGATCACCGACGCCAGGCACCACTCCGCCGCACGCCTGTTACAGGCCGATCCCGACACCGAATAAGATGGCGTTGTTTTCCACCTCACCCATATCGCGATATTCATACCCCAAGCTCAAGTCGATGAATGGCAGCAGTGTAAACATAAATCCGACCCCGCCGGTGAATCCCCAGCCGTCATCGTTGCCTTTGAGGCCATCCCGCTCAATATCGACATCGTAGTAGTTCGCCCCGGCCTTGGCATACAGGCTGCCAATCAGCAGCGGGAGATCACCACGGAACGTGACCGGCACAGCGGTATAGTCAATATCGTTATCCGAGGCCGACAAGTCAGACTCAACTTCACCGCTCCCCCGAACCACACCGGCATTGACACTGAAAAAGTCGTTGAGTTGATAACTGGCATTCACGCCGTACTCGTAACCATATTCACTTCTGCCGTCGTAATCTAATTGCGCCGCGCCCGCCGTCGCCCCAACCGACAAACCCAGAATATCTGCACTGGCCGGAAGTGCCGTCAACGCCAGCGCAGCTGCTAGCAATTGTTTCTTCATCATTACATCCCTTTTGTAAAACATGCCCGATTGCCGTGGTCTTTCTTATCTTTAGTCAATTCTTGCCGTAATACCAGTTTCGCGCGTCAATAACGTGTTGATGTTCACCACAAAAACGGACTTTCAACCTGTAAGCGCACCTTCGACCGAATCGGGCCGTTTCTGGTTTCAGTTCTGGTTTCAGTTCTGGTTTCAGTTCTGGTTTGCCTTCTGGTGCAGTTTCCGGGGCTCATCGGGCTGCCTGACAACCCGCTCAAAATGTAATCCATTACAAATCGATATTCTTTTCCCTTTGGGAAATCAAGTGATACAAGATGCATAAAAATGGACAAACCCTATCAATAATTGTCTGATAAATATCTAAAACACCAGATTCTTGCATTTCACACGCGCCGAAGCACTGCTCAAAAAGCAAACGGTTTCCATCTCATTTTCAACAGATTTGGTTATCAATGGGTAGATTTCAGCATCACAGCAAGTAAAATGTGATCAATGTCGCGAGATACGCCGGGCATCTTCCTTACACTGCTCTCATGACAAGGCGATGACGCAAGGGGCCAATATAGAGCCACCGCATTCGCCGGAGAGAATTCGAAGATGCAACACTTAGAGGGTAAACACATGAACGAAATTCTGCTTGCCACCTTTGCAGGCTTAATTGTTGGCTTGTTTTTTTCAGCCGTAAAACTGCCGCTGCCAGCGCCACCTGTGCTGCCGGGCATTATGGGCATCGTCGGTGTTTACCTGGGCGGTATTGCCTACCAGGCCATTGTTGAGCGCTTTTTCTCTTAACGCTTTCACTTTTCTTTTTTCATACATTCCTAGGAGTAAGCTATGGCTACCCCACATATCAATGCTGAACTTGGTGATTTTGCCGAAACGGTCCTGATGCCAGGCGATCCGCTGCGCGCGAAATTCATTGCAGAAAACTTCCTGGAAGATGTAAAGCTGGTTTGCGACGTTCGCAACATGTTTGGTTACACCGGCACGTATAAAGGTAAGCCGGTATCTGTGATGGGCCACGGGATGGGTATTCCGTCATGCTCTATTTATGTTCACGAGCT harbors:
- a CDS encoding DUF3283 family protein produces the protein MHNLTLLSQVEKNRVELDKQAAYAVWQVKNAQRGPDVFVELSNNIADDDDRDFFERAVAKYKTQMGVA
- a CDS encoding porin family protein, which codes for MMKKQLLAAALALTALPASADILGLSVGATAGAAQLDYDGRSEYGYEYGVNASYQLNDFFSVNAGVVRGSGEVESDLSASDNDIDYTAVPVTFRGDLPLLIGSLYAKAGANYYDVDIERDGLKGNDDGWGFTGGVGFMFTLLPFIDLSLGYEYRDMGEVENNAILFGVGIGL
- a CDS encoding XapX domain-containing protein, which gives rise to MNEILLATFAGLIVGLFFSAVKLPLPAPPVLPGIMGIVGVYLGGIAYQAIVERFFS